Proteins co-encoded in one Artemia franciscana chromosome 10, ASM3288406v1, whole genome shotgun sequence genomic window:
- the LOC136032492 gene encoding uncharacterized protein LOC136032492 produces MTKNKLYGCGTVRKNLKGLPKLKAKKELRRGDSNHAVRADGICCVCWKDKRCTQLLLTIHKGEEVTQISRKENDGSDTQVTCPNVVVEYNTFKGCIDKAVKLISFYTIDRKSRKW; encoded by the coding sequence atgacgaaaaataAGCTCTACGGTTGTGGTACAGTTCGTAAAAACCTTAAAGGTCTACCAAAACTCAAAGCCAAAAAAGAGCTGAGACGAGGTGATTCGAATCACGCTGTGAGGGCAGATGGAATCTGCTGTGTATGCTGGAAGGACAAACGATGTACACAACTTCTTTTGACGATTCACAAAGGAGAAGAAGTGACACAGATCAGTAGGAAGGAGAACGATGGATCTGATACCCAAGTTACATGCCCAAACGTGGTCGTCGAGTACAACACGTTTAAGGGCTGCATCGACAAAGCTGTTAAGTTGATTTCCTTCTATACGATAGACAGGAAAAGCAGAAAGTGGTGA